A region from the Paraurantiacibacter namhicola genome encodes:
- a CDS encoding NAD(P)/FAD-dependent oxidoreductase: MAFEQADIGGTAGGERRADVAIIGAGPAGLTAGYLLAKAGKSVVIIEQDETYVGGISRTVEHEGYRFDIGGHRFFSKSAAVVDLWNEILPDDFIERPRMSRIYYEGKFYSYPLRAFEALRNLGLLRSAHCMASYAWFKLFPKKDVKSFEDWTINQFGQKLYSIFFKTYTEKVWGMPCNEMSADWAAQRIKGLSLWSAVVDGLKRSLGLNKKPNDGMQAKTLLENFRYPRLGPGMMWEAARDKIEAMGGTVLMGHSLKQLSADGRGGWRMSATTADGEVVIAADHAISSAPMRELGRRLHPLPDTGLNAAELNYRDFLTVALMVEGEDLFPDNWIYIHDSKVQVGRVQNFRSWSPELIPDEDMACIGLEYFCFEGDGLWDMEDAALVDLATVEMKTLGLLDPARVKGGVVVRQPKAYPVYDEDYAANVEAMRRELEHRHPTLHLVGRNGMHRYNNQDHAMMTAMLTVENILAGERVYDTWCVNEDAEYHEAGDEGAERALPRREVSEDQAAALASLRDVPERVKPAAETNVAAGADTRKVA, from the coding sequence ATGGCTTTCGAACAGGCGGATATCGGCGGCACGGCAGGGGGCGAGCGCCGCGCGGATGTGGCGATCATCGGCGCAGGACCTGCGGGCCTGACGGCGGGTTACCTGCTGGCCAAGGCTGGAAAGTCCGTCGTCATCATCGAGCAGGACGAGACCTATGTCGGCGGCATCAGCCGCACGGTGGAGCACGAAGGCTATCGCTTCGATATCGGCGGCCACCGCTTCTTTTCCAAGAGCGCGGCTGTCGTGGACCTGTGGAACGAGATCCTGCCCGACGATTTCATCGAACGCCCGCGCATGAGCCGCATCTATTACGAGGGCAAGTTCTACAGCTACCCGCTGCGCGCCTTCGAGGCGCTGCGTAATCTGGGCCTGCTGCGCTCGGCGCACTGCATGGCGAGTTATGCCTGGTTCAAGCTGTTCCCGAAGAAGGATGTGAAGAGCTTCGAGGACTGGACGATCAACCAGTTCGGGCAGAAGCTCTATTCCATCTTCTTCAAGACCTACACGGAAAAGGTGTGGGGCATGCCGTGTAACGAGATGAGCGCGGACTGGGCCGCCCAGCGCATCAAGGGCCTCTCGCTCTGGAGCGCGGTGGTGGACGGGCTGAAGCGTTCGCTTGGCCTGAACAAGAAACCCAATGACGGCATGCAGGCCAAGACGCTGCTGGAAAACTTCCGCTACCCGCGCCTTGGCCCGGGCATGATGTGGGAAGCCGCGCGCGACAAGATCGAGGCAATGGGCGGCACCGTATTGATGGGCCATTCGCTGAAGCAGCTGTCCGCCGATGGCCGTGGCGGGTGGCGCATGAGTGCGACCACAGCTGACGGCGAGGTGGTGATTGCGGCAGACCACGCCATCAGCTCCGCCCCCATGCGCGAGCTGGGCCGCCGCCTGCACCCGCTGCCGGACACAGGATTGAATGCGGCCGAGCTTAATTACCGCGATTTCCTGACCGTCGCGCTGATGGTGGAAGGCGAAGACCTGTTCCCCGACAACTGGATCTACATCCACGATTCCAAGGTCCAGGTCGGCCGCGTGCAGAACTTCCGCAGCTGGTCGCCCGAACTAATTCCGGACGAAGACATGGCCTGCATCGGCCTGGAGTATTTCTGCTTCGAGGGTGACGGCCTGTGGGACATGGAAGACGCGGCCCTGGTCGATCTCGCCACAGTGGAGATGAAGACGCTCGGCCTGCTCGATCCTGCCCGCGTGAAGGGCGGGGTCGTCGTGCGCCAGCCCAAGGCATACCCCGTTTATGACGAGGATTACGCCGCCAATGTGGAGGCAATGCGCCGCGAGCTGGAACACAGGCACCCCACGCTGCACCTTGTGGGCCGCAACGGAATGCACCGCTACAACAACCAGGACCACGCGATGATGACCGCCATGCTGACGGTGGAGAATATCCTCGCCGGCGAGCGGGTCTATGACACCTGGTGCGTCAATGAAGATGCCGAATACCATGAAGCCGGGGACGAGGGCGCCGAGCGTGCGCTGCCGCGCCGCGAAGTGTCCGAAGACCAGGCCGCCGCGCTTGCCTCCCTGCGCGATGTGCCGGAGCGGGTGAAGCCTGCTGCCGAAACGAATGTTGCGGCGGGCGCGGATACGCGCAAGGTCGCCTGA
- a CDS encoding GtrA family protein, translated as MSLTSIGSLASRMGDIRFVRYVLASAGALAVDFGSFLAMLQVGVAATPAAAGGYSLGMAAHWLLSSRAVFADNAAERGSRRHRQKALFVMSALVGLGLTTLIVAAGQAGGWDPRLAKVLAVGVSFCTTYWLRKQIVFR; from the coding sequence GTGAGCCTCACCAGCATCGGATCGCTTGCCTCGCGCATGGGCGATATCCGCTTCGTGCGATACGTGCTCGCCAGCGCGGGCGCACTGGCGGTCGATTTCGGCAGCTTCCTCGCCATGCTGCAGGTCGGTGTGGCGGCAACGCCCGCTGCGGCCGGTGGCTATTCCCTCGGCATGGCAGCGCACTGGCTGCTGTCCAGCCGCGCGGTGTTCGCGGACAATGCCGCGGAGCGCGGCTCTCGCAGGCACCGGCAGAAGGCGCTGTTTGTTATGTCGGCGCTGGTCGGCCTTGGCCTGACCACGCTGATCGTGGCCGCAGGGCAGGCGGGCGGCTGGGACCCCCGGCTGGCCAAGGTGCTGGCCGTGGGGGTGAGTTTCTGCACGACATACTGGCTGCGCAAGCAAATCGTGTTCCGGTGA
- the msrB gene encoding peptide-methionine (R)-S-oxide reductase MsrB produces the protein MTQKQINRRGVLGWLGAGSAFTVLAACGGSPAEAKNFPVKLTAAQWRKKLTKQEFYVLREAGTERPYTSPLNKEKRAGTYVCAGCGNRLYSSRTKFESGTGWPSFYAAIDKGAVGTSTDYKIGYPRTEVHCADCGGHLGHIFDDGPKPTGQRHCINGVAMDFKPA, from the coding sequence ATGACCCAAAAACAGATCAATCGCCGCGGTGTGCTGGGCTGGCTCGGAGCCGGCAGCGCCTTCACCGTGCTCGCCGCCTGCGGAGGCTCCCCCGCCGAGGCCAAGAATTTCCCCGTCAAGCTGACCGCTGCCCAGTGGCGCAAGAAGCTGACGAAGCAGGAATTCTACGTCCTGCGCGAAGCGGGGACGGAGCGGCCCTACACCTCCCCCCTCAACAAGGAAAAGCGCGCCGGGACCTACGTCTGCGCAGGCTGCGGCAACCGGCTCTATTCCTCCAGGACGAAGTTCGAGAGCGGCACGGGCTGGCCCAGCTTCTACGCCGCCATCGACAAGGGCGCGGTGGGGACCAGCACGGATTACAAGATCGGCTATCCCCGCACCGAAGTGCACTGCGCCGATTGCGGCGGACACCTGGGCCATATCTTCGATGATGGACCCAAGCCGACCGGCCAGCGCCATTGCATCAATGGCGTCGCGATGGATTTCAAGCCGGCATAA
- a CDS encoding ABC transporter permease produces the protein MSDPFIDASGNKPKARLSLLQAAWVIARRDFLAILFSKSFFFFLLGPLFPLVVGLLAGGIGSTIRDSAGAPQVAVVMAPGDAAAMMEGYDALKRQMGPDRLPDFVVRPDLMASQSDTIALLESSEGNLAAVISGSPQAPVLTATPERLQRYRGTVALVASIASGKGPADFPPVSLQAAAGSGANQQDAQRATAIAGQTVLFLLIMLLAGMVLSNLVEEKGNKIIEILAAAIPLDALFLGKLFAMLGVSLVGVAVWVAVGAPIVYFAGAAIPDLPQPGVGWPAFILLGVAYFGMGYLLLGSLFLAIGSLATTVREVQTLSMPVTMAQVLLFFFANYALAEQGTMVEWIAIAFPLSSPFAMLAQAATQEGYWLHALALAWQAMWVLIAVRLGSGLFRRRVMQSGPAVKEKGGKGMLALLAAPFRNGSRAGG, from the coding sequence ATGAGCGATCCCTTCATCGATGCCAGCGGCAATAAGCCAAAGGCGCGGCTGTCACTGCTGCAGGCGGCATGGGTTATCGCCCGGCGCGATTTCTTGGCGATCCTGTTTTCCAAGAGTTTCTTTTTCTTCCTCCTCGGCCCGCTGTTCCCGCTGGTGGTGGGCTTGCTTGCCGGCGGAATCGGCAGCACGATCCGCGACAGCGCGGGCGCACCGCAGGTTGCGGTAGTCATGGCGCCTGGCGATGCGGCGGCGATGATGGAGGGTTATGACGCCCTCAAGCGCCAGATGGGACCGGACCGCCTGCCCGATTTCGTGGTGCGGCCGGACCTGATGGCCAGCCAGTCGGACACCATCGCGCTGCTTGAATCCAGCGAGGGCAATCTTGCCGCCGTCATCTCCGGCAGCCCGCAGGCTCCCGTGCTCACCGCCACGCCGGAACGGCTGCAGCGTTACCGCGGCACGGTGGCGCTGGTCGCCTCCATCGCGTCGGGCAAAGGCCCTGCGGATTTCCCGCCCGTCTCGCTGCAGGCCGCCGCGGGCAGCGGTGCAAACCAGCAGGATGCGCAGCGCGCCACAGCCATTGCGGGCCAGACCGTATTGTTCCTGCTGATCATGCTGCTGGCGGGCATGGTGCTGTCCAATTTGGTCGAGGAGAAGGGCAACAAGATCATCGAGATCCTGGCCGCCGCCATCCCGCTGGACGCACTGTTCCTGGGCAAGCTGTTCGCCATGCTGGGCGTGTCTCTGGTGGGGGTCGCCGTCTGGGTCGCGGTGGGTGCGCCCATCGTCTATTTCGCGGGTGCCGCCATCCCGGACCTGCCGCAGCCCGGCGTGGGCTGGCCTGCCTTCATCCTGCTGGGCGTTGCCTATTTCGGCATGGGCTACCTCCTGCTGGGATCGCTGTTCCTGGCCATCGGCTCGCTCGCGACAACGGTGCGCGAGGTGCAGACGCTGTCCATGCCCGTGACCATGGCGCAGGTTCTGCTGTTCTTCTTCGCCAATTACGCCCTGGCCGAGCAGGGCACGATGGTGGAGTGGATCGCCATTGCCTTCCCGCTCTCCAGCCCCTTTGCGATGCTGGCGCAGGCCGCCACGCAGGAAGGGTATTGGCTGCACGCGCTGGCGCTGGCCTGGCAGGCCATGTGGGTGTTGATCGCCGTGAGGCTGGGATCCGGCCTGTTCCGGCGGCGCGTCATGCAAAGCGGGCCCGCCGTGAAGGAGAAGGGCGGCAAGGGCATGCTCGCCCTGCTTGCCGCGCCGTTCAGGAACGGTTCGCGTGCCGGCGGGTAA
- a CDS encoding ABC transporter ATP-binding protein, with product MDAALGQRAASHNTPATPRLAIEARGLVKRFGGTLAVDGVDLSVPEGAIYGILGPNGAGKTTTLRMLLGIIDPDEGERFLLGHARPQEIAGAVGYLPEERGLYPAMKAPDAIAFMGALRGLPLAEGRKRGIAMMEEYGLGHAVDRQIRQLSKGMAQTVQLLGTLVHEPRLVVLDEPFSGLDAINQGKLEGLIRDLAAKGTTVIFSTHVIAHAERLCEQIAIIAGGKVPYAGDVDEARDRIPAQVRLEVAQREGEWRKALPSDYRREGDFFMFSLPDDGVEPLLRALIEGDAGILSLSIERAGLHDAFVAIAGEAAARQLEADQAAGVAA from the coding sequence ATGGACGCAGCGCTAGGCCAACGGGCCGCATCTCACAACACACCAGCCACCCCGCGCCTTGCCATAGAGGCACGCGGGCTGGTCAAACGCTTCGGCGGCACGCTGGCCGTGGACGGGGTGGACCTGTCCGTGCCCGAAGGCGCGATCTACGGCATCCTGGGCCCCAATGGCGCGGGCAAGACGACCACGCTGCGCATGCTCCTGGGCATTATCGACCCGGACGAGGGAGAGCGTTTCCTGCTGGGCCATGCGCGCCCGCAGGAAATCGCCGGCGCGGTGGGTTACCTGCCCGAAGAGCGCGGCCTGTACCCCGCGATGAAAGCGCCCGACGCCATCGCCTTCATGGGCGCGCTGCGCGGCCTGCCCTTGGCCGAAGGGCGCAAGCGCGGCATCGCCATGATGGAAGAGTACGGCCTCGGCCACGCGGTGGATCGCCAGATCCGCCAGCTGTCCAAGGGCATGGCGCAGACCGTACAATTGCTGGGCACGCTGGTGCATGAGCCGCGACTGGTGGTGCTGGACGAGCCCTTCAGCGGGCTGGACGCCATCAACCAGGGCAAGCTGGAAGGTCTCATCCGCGACCTCGCCGCCAAGGGCACGACGGTGATCTTCTCCACCCACGTCATCGCCCATGCGGAGCGATTGTGCGAGCAGATCGCCATCATCGCGGGCGGCAAGGTGCCCTATGCCGGCGACGTCGACGAGGCGCGCGACCGCATCCCGGCGCAGGTCCGGCTGGAAGTGGCGCAGCGCGAGGGCGAATGGCGCAAGGCCCTGCCGAGCGATTACCGGCGCGAAGGCGACTTCTTCATGTTTTCCCTGCCCGATGACGGGGTGGAGCCGCTGCTGCGCGCCCTGATCGAAGGGGATGCGGGCATATTGTCGCTCTCCATCGAGCGGGCCGGGCTGCACGATGCCTTCGTTGCCATCGCGGGCGAGGCAGCCGCGCGGCAGCTGGAAGCCGACCAGGCAGCAGGAGTGGCGGCATGA
- the queG gene encoding tRNA epoxyqueuosine(34) reductase QueG encodes MARNQPIAALQEALREKARELGFVAVGFTHAADDPERARRLHEWLEAGHHGDMAWMEDRADVRQGPASMWPEAKSVIALGMAYTPDADPLALEGDGAKARISVYAQGRDYHDTVKKALKALARWLVEQAPETQLKVFVDTAPVMEKPLGQAAGIGWQGKHSNLVSREHGSWLFLGAIYTTLAFEPDAAEADHCGSCTACHQACPTDAFPQPYVVDARRCISYLTIELKGPIPHEFREAMGNRIYGCDDCLAVCPWNKFADSAARHKAFVPREELVAPDLAALLALDDAGFRQKFSGSPIKRIGRDRFVRNCLVAAGNSGNGALLAMVETLRDDPDPVVAEAADWAAARLSEA; translated from the coding sequence ATGGCGCGAAATCAGCCTATTGCCGCCCTGCAGGAAGCCTTGCGGGAGAAGGCGCGTGAACTGGGCTTCGTAGCGGTCGGTTTCACCCATGCGGCCGACGATCCGGAGCGTGCGCGCCGCCTGCATGAATGGCTGGAGGCGGGCCATCACGGCGATATGGCGTGGATGGAAGACCGCGCCGATGTGCGGCAGGGCCCCGCCAGCATGTGGCCCGAGGCAAAGAGCGTCATTGCGCTGGGCATGGCCTATACGCCCGATGCCGACCCGCTGGCGCTGGAGGGAGACGGGGCAAAGGCCCGCATCTCCGTCTATGCGCAAGGGCGCGATTATCATGACACAGTGAAGAAGGCGCTGAAGGCGCTCGCCCGCTGGCTGGTGGAACAGGCGCCCGAAACGCAGCTGAAGGTCTTCGTGGACACCGCCCCGGTGATGGAAAAGCCGCTGGGGCAGGCGGCTGGCATCGGCTGGCAGGGCAAGCATAGCAACCTCGTCAGCCGGGAGCATGGCAGCTGGCTGTTCCTGGGCGCGATCTACACGACGCTTGCCTTCGAGCCGGACGCGGCGGAGGCCGACCATTGCGGATCGTGCACCGCCTGCCACCAGGCCTGCCCGACGGACGCCTTCCCGCAGCCCTATGTGGTCGATGCGCGGCGCTGCATCTCCTACCTGACCATCGAGCTGAAGGGCCCCATCCCGCACGAATTCCGCGAGGCAATGGGCAACCGCATCTATGGCTGCGACGATTGCCTGGCCGTGTGCCCGTGGAACAAGTTTGCCGACAGCGCGGCGCGCCACAAAGCCTTCGTGCCGCGAGAGGAGCTGGTGGCACCCGACCTCGCCGCGCTGCTGGCGCTTGACGATGCGGGCTTCCGGCAGAAATTCTCCGGCAGCCCGATCAAGCGTATCGGGCGGGACCGCTTCGTGAGGAATTGCCTGGTCGCGGCTGGCAACAGCGGCAATGGCGCGCTGCTGGCCATGGTGGAGACCCTGCGGGATGATCCCGACCCGGTGGTGGCGGAAGCGGCGGATTGGGCAGCTGCACGCCTCAGTGAGGCCTAG
- a CDS encoding NAD(P)/FAD-dependent oxidoreductase, with the protein MRTCDVLIVGTGHGGAQAAIMLRQLGFKGSIRMVGRDLAMPYERPPLSKEYLAGDKPFERIMVRPESFWAEKDIRLHLGSAVRKIDARKRRAELGTGEEIGFDKLIWAGGGDARRLPIPGAELEGVHCVRDKAHADLLRSELDAGRRRVVVIGGGYIGLEAAAVLRKSGCEVTLLEMQDRLLARVAGDELSGFYLEEHRRQGVDIRLSTWVEKLDGDDTRVTGVVTDAGETIPCDFVVAGIGIVPAVGPLIAAGAAGANGVDVDEHCRTSLPHIYAVGDCAAHANPYAAGEVIRLESVQNAHDMAKTVARHITGDPLPYDALPWFWSNQYDLKLQTCGLSFGHDETVLRGSMEERSFSVTYLREGRVIALDCVNRVKDYVAGSKLVAERVSATAEQIVEAESLKELR; encoded by the coding sequence ATGAGAACATGCGATGTCCTGATAGTCGGCACCGGCCACGGCGGTGCGCAGGCTGCGATCATGCTCCGCCAGCTTGGCTTCAAGGGCTCCATCCGAATGGTCGGGCGCGATCTTGCCATGCCGTATGAGCGCCCGCCGCTGAGCAAGGAATACCTCGCCGGCGACAAGCCTTTCGAGCGAATCATGGTCCGGCCCGAAAGCTTCTGGGCGGAAAAGGACATTCGCCTCCACCTGGGCAGCGCGGTGCGCAAGATCGACGCGCGCAAGCGGCGTGCGGAGCTGGGCACTGGCGAGGAGATCGGCTTCGACAAGCTGATCTGGGCCGGCGGCGGCGATGCGCGGCGGCTGCCCATTCCCGGCGCGGAGCTGGAAGGCGTGCACTGCGTGCGCGACAAGGCACATGCGGACCTGCTGCGCAGCGAGCTGGACGCAGGGCGCAGGCGCGTCGTCGTGATCGGCGGTGGATATATCGGGCTGGAAGCAGCCGCCGTGCTGCGCAAGTCTGGCTGCGAGGTAACCCTGCTGGAGATGCAGGACCGCCTGCTGGCCCGCGTCGCCGGGGATGAGCTGTCGGGGTTTTACCTGGAAGAGCACCGCAGGCAGGGCGTCGATATCCGCCTGTCGACCTGGGTCGAGAAGCTGGACGGCGACGATACCCGCGTCACCGGCGTGGTGACCGATGCGGGCGAGACCATCCCGTGCGATTTCGTGGTCGCCGGCATTGGCATCGTCCCTGCCGTAGGCCCGCTGATCGCGGCCGGGGCTGCCGGGGCGAACGGCGTGGACGTGGACGAACATTGCCGCACCAGCCTGCCGCACATCTATGCCGTGGGCGACTGCGCGGCGCACGCCAATCCCTATGCCGCGGGCGAGGTCATCCGGCTGGAAAGCGTGCAGAACGCGCATGACATGGCCAAGACCGTGGCCCGGCACATCACCGGTGACCCGCTGCCTTACGACGCGCTGCCGTGGTTCTGGTCAAATCAGTACGATCTGAAATTGCAGACCTGCGGCCTCTCCTTCGGCCATGACGAGACCGTGCTGCGCGGCAGCATGGAAGAACGCAGCTTCAGCGTCACTTACCTGCGCGAAGGGCGCGTGATCGCACTCGACTGCGTGAACCGGGTGAAGGATTATGTCGCGGGCAGCAAGCTGGTGGCAGAGCGTGTGAGCGCCACAGCCGAACAGATCGTGGAGGCTGAAAGCCTTAAGGAATTGCGCTAG